In Caloenas nicobarica isolate bCalNic1 chromosome 6, bCalNic1.hap1, whole genome shotgun sequence, the DNA window TCATCAGCAGGCTATGTTAGCTATAGAGGAGGCCTGATTTTAACAGGTAGAACTAAACACCATGCCAATTTAATGACAGGGTGTGCCTGCCCAGCGCACACCCCCCCGGAGGAGGACAGAtcagagaagggcaaaaaaaccacagacaGGTAATGAGAATCATGTTTGCATTGTGATTCAGCTGAATATTGTGATGGCTAAATTATTCTCGTGATTTCAGAATGTTGCTGTATCAAAATGCTGTGTAGCACCAAATATACCAACTAAGTAAATGTGATATCCAGCTCCTCCTCATGTGGAATATCTGAAAGAACTTGGTCTGAGCATATTGAACACTGACacagagaaatatgaaaaaaaccagaaatgctgcagaTTTACCAAATCACTACTGGAGCGGCTGCCACCTTCCAGCAAGCTTCTCCCAGAGGAAGCAGCTATTTCATTTAAGCTGTATTCCTTTATCATAAAACAACGTTCACAAATCTAAGTACTAACTTCATATCAGGGTCTCATTTATGCAAACATTatgcaaatgcaaataaattgtTGCCAAATTTCCTAAATGGTGAAACAAACGTCAGCCACAGAACTGCATCATACCTGGTAACACCGTCTGGTAACTTTTGCCACAAACAGCATTTACATAGTGCTTCTAACATCTATTATTTATGAAGCCCGTGTGAATAGAGCTGCGATTCTAAAAATGGGCGTACTCCCTTTTACTTGGAAGGTGAAAAAGGGTAAGGGGAGCAAAACACAACTGCTAACACATTGTGTGGAACTGGAACAAGAAAAGCTTCGCTTCAAGAACACAAGCAGGATTGAGTAAAGAACCCCTGCTTTGTGGCCAGACAGGGATTTCCAAAACCACAAACTCAAAACAAGTGGAAGTTACAGAGTGTCTCAAAGCCATCTTTGGTCTTGTTACAAATTCCAAAGTAACAGCAGCTGTTGGAATCAGGAAAGTCCTGAACTTGAACTTGCTCTTTGCTACCATCTCTCCAGCTGCTAATGAAGGGATGTCACTGCACTGCCTCTCGAACGCTCCAACGAGAGCAAAAtaacttctgctgctgcaagtgGAAGTGTTCATCACGCTGACTGCCCCATCAGCTCCTCCAAATGAGAAACACACCACAGACAAAGGTGATGTGAAAACTAAGAGTATTTATTACAGAAACAGGAGTCTACaggagccagagcagctgccaggaggAGAAGGCACCTCAGAGCAGTGGATCTAAGGAAGTGGGACCTTCCAGTGATCGACAGCCATTCAAAACACACTGTTCCCTGAGAGCTCTGAGGAAAAACACAATCAGAACCCTTACACTACTGAAAAACCTAAACAGCATTGCTGTTTGGCCAAGTAAATTAATAACAGACAGCTATCATCTTGGTTTGGTTCTTCTGGACAGGGATgttattttccatgaaaaattacACAGCTTCCAGAGAGAGCCAACGATTCACCTCTGGGTAAATCAATTACAATCTTACACGCGCTGCCTGGGAAGGGATCTAGCATTTGGAATCTAtctgttcttttcttcagatttcAGGGACTTAAAACAACTCAGAAATAGGACTTCCGTTGGCATTTCCAATAACTCTTAAACATCATTTTACTTGGAAGTGCTTCCTCACTGGAAATCCAGGCTGAAAGACTCCTCTGCTTGTGCAGGACAGCAAGCCAGCTCCGTCCCCCATGGCCTCCCCAGACTGCTACAGACCCCGGGGCCAGGAGATCCATTAAACAGGGGAACTGGAAAATTGAGGTCCCATGGCCCCTTGAAGGACTGGAGCTAACCACACAGATCCAGAtcatttcttttgcaaattgTCTTCCCTATGAAAGCCCAATTCCAGATGCAATTCCAAATCGAGTGTATCCTTATTCTTCTACTTTTCAGTTGATGGACATTGTGGAATTTGGAAGATCAATTGCTTCCGTAGGGTTGACGTTATCTTTGGCATCTGCTTCGATGCTTTAAATACCCTGCTGCTCACTTCGTTGTTCACTGCTGTCAGGATGGTTACAAGATCCTTGCGGCTTGAACAAAAACGAAGAAAAGTGACATTGAAATACACGGTACTTGCAGGTAGGCCGAGAAGCTCATCTATGTTTGCTCCAATAATGTGTCACCTCAGGGAAGGCTGGTTATCTTCCCCTCCCCCTGCCTGTCTCTGACATTGCTCCACTGTGCAACCACAAAATTTGCTGTGTTTGGAGGAATAAAAACAACCTCCATCACTACCAGCAAACACAGTCCCTTACTTTGGCTGCAGTCACAAGAGCACACTGAGATGAAACAGAACCAAACCTCTGTGTCTTCCaagcccttctctggacaccATGAGAAAGTGATGTCTGAAGGGAAATTCTATTTTCTAAATCAAGTTTGTGATGGAGATGGGAAGGGGGCAACAATGAAAATTAGGACTAAagaacattgattttttttctgtgtaatcaCTCAACAAATTCAGCTCTCATCAGGTgtcactggaagaaaaataatttatcagtCAAAAAACGTTAAAAAACATgcgcacacatacacacacttgTTTATCTGTGATGTTCCAGCTTTACAACCCTGGTCCTGTCACAGGCAGACTAAGGGAAGTCACTTGTACTTTGGTTCATCTGTGGAAGAATAACAACGCCCAGGTCCCACCAGACCTGTTCTGCACTGCCCTTCAGCTgaaaagcattacagagcacaaacacaaaacacgGATGTTTCAACACAGCATGCCTGAGTAGCTAAGTCTGCAAACCCTCAAAATGGTACTTACAGTGGGCAAAGCGACTTCATCTTTTCACAGAGGCACTGAACATAAACACTGCCCGTCTTTATGTCGCGGTAGCACTCGTAGTCTTCCACTGTAGCCATGCCAACCAGAATATCGGCCTGATCAGGGATGGAAGTCTGAGGGACAGCATCTGTCTCAAGATGTCCAGAACCATCTTCTTGCAGTGGGACAGCCGGATGACCGACAGAGCCTTGGCAAGCCTGGATGAAAAACAGCTTGGGTTTGCCAACGAGAGAAGGACAATTAGATCCACTGAAGTAGGAGAGTAAATCTTTAATATTTACAAGTTCATCATcaatgccttttattttgtctttttcaccATGGgacaaaatgaagcaaacaaaacagtCCATGTTACTATGGTCTTTTTTGCTGTACTCTTCAACTTTTGCAcgtatttgttttgcttctagATCCATGTGTTCAACTGTCTCAAACTGAAGCCACGTAAAGACCTCCTTCACAgcctctggggaaaaaaaaagtcagaaggCACTTGTTGCAACAAAAACAGTGACAAGGAAGATGCTGAAGCATCAGTATCAGTGTAGCAGAACAGATATTAGCAGAAGTGTTCAGATCCCACCAACAAACTCACCTGACTGACTCTTAGCCTGACAAATCTAATTAGAAAAAGCCAAatgcctatttatttttttaacacaacTGTGTTAAGCATCGCACTATCTAAAACAGTTTTCGGATCATCTGATTAATTGGTATAAATTCGTGAAGCTTCCTGTGTTAAAGCAAGCTTTAACTGTGCACTGCATAGTAATCCCAGATGCTGAAGAACGACACTTAGCAAGTTAAAGAAGAGGCACCCCTTTAGAACAACAAATTCTGCCACTCTTAAATGAAGTGGGTCCCTCGCTCTGTGAAAATGATCAGTGCAGCAAGAAGCAATGCAGGGTACCCTGCTGAACAGTGCTCTGCAGACTTCTCAGCAAATGTTGAATTAATTGTTGTGTGGGCAGTGAGAAAGCAGCTGGGAAGCAAGCAGCCTGTAGACAGGCTGGATGGGGTTAGAATATCAGTGGTCTGTGCTCTCATGAaacagattttacttttttacgATAAACTCTCGTTTATCTTAAAAGTGACTCTTGCAGGAAGACAGGCTTTAAGGAAAATTATAAAGCAGTAGCATTTATTTGAGCACTAAAGAAAATTTAAGGACTTAAAAATATTACTCCCTGACAGCTAAGAATTAAAAACAATCCAAAAGTGAAAAGGTGTAATAGTAGTCGCCTTCATTATTTGGTACATATGACCAATTAAGATGATGCTTTTTACCTAGAACAGAAAGTGGTTCCTTCTTTAAGCCATCAGCTAAGCTGTTGGAAGTGCCATATTGCCAGTTTCTACATGGACTGTCATTCCAGTTAATCTGGAGGCAAAGGAGCTCAATGGATATGATTCTTCTTCACAGGAAAGATTAGATAATTCAGAGTATtatcagggaaaacaaaattaaacagtaCTTACCTCCATCTTTCTGTGTTCCTTCTCTGCGTtgagacagatttttaaaactgtagtTGTTAAGAATCACACAGTAACCATGGGGGTTATTTTTCATCTTATATGATCCCACAAACTatagaaacaaagaaagcaaatatgaaAGCAGTGCCGAGCATCCAGAAGAGAAATACGCTATACACAGATGGTTGGTCCTTCATGTCCATGTGCAAAAACATGACGAGGGCCAAgatgcaagaaaggaaaagcctAAGAATACAAGCTAGCTACAGGAGAGAGGAATCCACTCTGTCTGCCGGaatccctcctcctccctctgtgGTCAGTATATGATTTTGGCATGTCAGAAAGTGAGTATCTGGAAACACAAATGTGCACGTGCAGAGGAATGCACCCTACATTCCCTCGGAGAGTCCTTGTGGGTTTCTAGCGAGGTAGGAGATTCTACTGTTCCCTTCCCATCTGTCCAGGAGTCTCCTGGCCAGGACTTTAATGTCCCAGTCCCCAGTAAGACTGGTTTTCTTCACACAACAGCTACTCCTTCATTTCTTGCCTAAAAGGTGGCTGACATGCAGGTCCTCACAAACGAACAAGGCTTGgtcttgttttgaaaacaggaaTTGTTCCTGGCCCTACATATAAAGCCAGAACCCCTCCCTTTCAGCTCTTCCACCtgcttagtttttaaaaattctgctccttcctcccaggAGTTGGATAAATACTTCGAAAGTAATCTTGAGGTACTTCTCACCGGTCGTTCtgtctgctgctcttctccttgTTCTGCTGGATGCTCAGGCACTGGATGGTGGAGTTTTTCCTCAGAATCTTCTTCTAAGAGGGAGAAGATAAACAGAACATTTCAGGACTAAAAAGATGAATCTTCCACTGTGCATATTACAACACTTGAACAGCAGACGGAGTGAGGTGGAGGGTGGTTTCCCATTTTTGTACAGTGTACACTACAGCTAGTTCATTTACTTCTGAGGCCATTGTCTCCTCCCCAGAGAACTTCACTGTCTGGGTGGACGCACCAAGGATGCAGAGTATCAGCATAATGGAAGATCTCAAAGCAACAAAACACTTCTTAGAATACACCTGCCTCAAATAAGTGAAGAAATCATCAAACCCATGACTTTTCTGCTTATCAAGGGgtaaaaaacaataacaacattACTAAAAAGCCATTCTCCTGACACAGGGCTTGCTTACACTAACCATCCCTGGCAATCTTCTTCTGCTCCCTTAGAGACAGTGAACTGCACGGGCTGTATAGCTGTGCCTAAAGAAACACATGTCCTGAGTCATCCAAAAGGAGGTTCTAGGGAAACTCGTGTCTTTGTTGTTGGTTGCCATATCTTGACTCCCAGTAAGGCCCAGCTATGGTGTCACAACTCACCACCCCAGCTGCTACAGCCGAGATATATTGAAGTCCTTGAAATTTCACATCTGGTCCAGAAAGATAATGGTTACACTTTAACCAAGTATCTGGTCTGCAGGGACTTGTCCTTTGACTAAGAGCAAACAGCCTGgctaacagaaaataatgctGACAATCTCCCAATACAAGTTTCACAAGGCAACTGCCACTTCAGTCTCTTCCAGTGACTGAAAAGCTATTCTGGTCCCAAACCAGCACTGCActgtttcctgaaaagaaaaaccacattTAAGGCAAAGAGGAGGGAGTAGCAGAGCATTTACAAGCCACAGAACGTATTTCAAGGAGAGATACAGGAAGGTATAATGGGATAATGAAGTAGCGGAAAACTTCAGAGACCACAGGTACCAAGAGCCGCTCTGCCTGCCCTGGAATAGGGTAAGGTCTCTCTCTTATCTCTGCACTCCTAAGCTGCCAAGGATGGAGGCacaaaaatcacaagaaaacCCCAGCTCTACTCTTAAACAGCAGATTAAATAATTtaccttgttttttttcttcataggcatcaattttcttctttacatcaggtctaattttctttaatatatctTTCAGCATTGCCAGGTCATCTTCTTTAattatcccttttttttccatttccagtaAGACCTTCAACAAGGACtggtaaaacaaaaccacataacAGTGACCTTCAACGACTGCAGTATCGGGCACTTCTGGACAACACCCTCATTCCCAGAGACTGACC includes these proteins:
- the LOC135990219 gene encoding caspase-8-like isoform X1, with protein sequence MTWRQNSLGPGDQTVLVVSLCAAPSRWLTGQLVPLKSKSWCEMDRDFPKLLFDISEALVADELEALKFLSLDYIPRRKLEAIREPKAFFDVLQEKGMLEAGNLSFLRELLYRIHRMDLLAAQLGCSRQEMDRELRIPGRAQVSPYRQLLYGIAEDLTTDDCTSMKFLLQEQIPKNKLQENASLLKVLLEMEKKGIIKEDDLAMLKDILKKIRPDVKKKIDAYEEKKQEEDSEEKLHHPVPEHPAEQGEEQQTERPFVGSYKMKNNPHGYCVILNNYSFKNLSQRREGTQKDGEAVKEVFTWLQFETVEHMDLEAKQIRAKVEEYSKKDHSNMDCFVCFILSHGEKDKIKGIDDELVNIKDLLSYFSGSNCPSLVGKPKLFFIQACQGSVGHPAVPLQEDGSGHLETDAVPQTSIPDQADILVGMATVEDYECYRDIKTGSVYVQCLCEKMKSLCPLRKDLVTILTAVNNEVSSRVFKASKQMPKITSTLRKQLIFQIPQCPSTEK
- the LOC135990219 gene encoding caspase-8-like isoform X2; its protein translation is MTWRQNSLGPGDQTVLVVSLCAAPSRWLTGQLVPLKSKSWCEMDRDFPKLLFDISEALVADELEALKFLSLDYIPRRKLEAIREPKAFFDVLQEKGMLEAGNLSFLRELLYRIHRMDLLAAQLGCSRQEMDRELRIPGRAQVSPYRQLLYGIAEDLTTDDCTSMKFLLQEQIPKNKLQENASLLKVLLEMEKKGIIKEDDLAMLKDILKKIRPDVKKKIDAYEEKKQEEDSEEKLHHPVPEHPAEQGEEQQTERPFVGSYKMKNNPHGYCVILNNYSFKNLSQRREGTQKDGEAVKEVFTWLQFETVEHMDLEAKQIRAKVEEYSKKDHSNMDCFVCFILSHGEKDKIKGIDDELACQGSVGHPAVPLQEDGSGHLETDAVPQTSIPDQADILVGMATVEDYECYRDIKTGSVYVQCLCEKMKSLCPLRKDLVTILTAVNNEVSSRVFKASKQMPKITSTLRKQLIFQIPQCPSTEK